The Zingiber officinale cultivar Zhangliang chromosome 10A, Zo_v1.1, whole genome shotgun sequence genome contains a region encoding:
- the LOC122026595 gene encoding uncharacterized protein LOC122026595: MPIVLRFVDKDGYVQEHFFGLIHVKDTVASTLKEGIFSVLPRHTLDIQNIRGQGYNGASNMCGEWNGLQALILSECPYPYYIHCFAHRLQLTLVATLKAVIRVYHVFTKLSSIINVVGALCKSNDQLKATHASNIAHLLNINELETGKGLNQIGSLQKVGDTCWSSHLKSISSLIKIFSATCEVLLNIIEDGNALAQRGDVDAAYEMLTSFEFVFILHLMRKILEISNLLCQAFQLQSQDILNAMHLVSSTKLLIRNLRDDGWDELVVNVKSFCQTVSIPMPDFNA, translated from the coding sequence ATGCCAATTGTCTTGAGATTTGTTGACAAAGATGGTTATGTGCAAGAGCATTTTTTTGGACTTATTCATGTTAAAGACACTGTTGCATCAACATTGAAAGAGGGTATCTTTTCTGTCCTACCTCGTCATACACTTGACATTCAAAATATTCGAGGGCAAGGTTATAATGGTGCAAGTAACATGTGTGGTGAATGGAATGGATTGCAAGCTTTAATTTTAAGTGAATGTCCTTATCCTTACTATATTCATTGTTTTGCACATCGTTTGCAATTGACACTAGTTGCTACGTTGAAAGCAGTTATCCGTGTCTATCATGTTTTTACCAAGTTAAGCTCTATTATCAATGTTGTTGGTGCCTTGTGTAAGAGTAATGACCAATTAAAAGCAACTCATGCATCAAATATTGCTCATTTACTTAATATTAATGAGCTTGAAACTGGGAAAGGACTTAATCAAATTGGTTCTTTACAAAAGGTAGGTGATACATGTTGGAGTTCTCATTTGAAATCTATATCTAGTTTGATAAAGATATTTAGTGCAACATGTGAAGTTTTATTGAATATCATTGAGGATGGAAATGCACTCGCTCAACGTGGAGATGTTGATGCAGCTTATGAGATGTTAACTTcttttgaatttgtgtttattttgcaTCTTATGAGGAAGATTTTGGAGATTTCTAATCTACTTTGTCAAGCTTTTCAACTTCAATCTCAAGATATTTTGAATGCAATGCATCTTGTTTCATCTACTAAGTTGCTTATTCGGAATTTGAGAGATGATGGATGGGATGAATTGGTTGTAAATGTGAAATCTTTCTGTCAAACAGTTAGTATACCTATGCCGGATTTCAATGCTTAA